The following nucleotide sequence is from Kogia breviceps isolate mKogBre1 chromosome 20, mKogBre1 haplotype 1, whole genome shotgun sequence.
TAAAGAATTTATCGCTGTAAATATCAAACATACATTCTTTAAAGtttaaaagaagggaagaaaggaaactttGATTACGAAAACGTCGTGATAAGCGTGGAAGACGGACACACCACGGCGTCTCCTTATAGTGGAGAGACTGGTAACGGGAGATTCACGTACTTTCACTACGTCCTCGGGGTAACTCTTCCCTTGCCTCCGCAGACTTTTCCACATCACAGTCGCCTACAAAGTTCAGCTTATCATCACTTTGTGCTTCACCTTCAGGGGAATTCACCATTTTAGAAGGAGTATCTTCTTTCTGTGTGCTTTTTCCGTCAATCCATCCTTTCGCTTCTTTACTGCTTCCTTTCAAAGGAGTAAAATCACCTCGATGTCCCTTCTGAGGAGTGAGTCCGTCGAGGGTATGGGGAGAGCCACTCCCGCCCGGGCGGGCGCCCCCCCGTCTCTGAGCCTCGGCCCGGGGACGGTCCCCGGGGGTCCCTTCGGTAGCAGGCGTTCCCTTAGAAGTCACGCTGCTCAAGCCCGGATGAGCTGCATAGTTTGCAGGCTTCTGGAGACAGAAGCCGCCCTTCACTGTTGAGTCGCTACCATCGGCCGACCTGAGGcttctgccgatgcaggaaaagTCAGCCCTTCCCAGGAGGCAGGTCCTCTCTCTCCTGGAAAGGCTCCTCATGCagtggaggagggcagggctggcggGTGGCTGGACCCCGGGGAGGAGGCTCTCCAAGTCCCTCTCCTTGAGATTATCGGGAGAAAAGTAATCGTCGTACGGGGACCCCCCGCGGCCCAGAGTCCCCACGGCAGAGCCGCTCGTGGGCTGCGGGCTGCTCTCCGGCAGCAGACGGGGCGCGGGGGGCCGCCCGAGAGGCCCCCTCCTGCTCAGCCTCTCCCCTGGGGGTGGGCTGGAGCTCGCCGACACCCTTCTTCTCGTGGCTGAGGGGCTCTGGGGACATGAAGGGCCCCTGGGGCGCTCCTCCTCTGTTACAGATGGCGTAGGAGACAGGCCCCTCTTCTCATCAGACACCCCCTCAGCCGGCTCCCGCACTGGCTTCACGTCTGGGGTGATGACCTGGCCTGCAGCGCCCCTCTGCCGGTGGGTGTCTCCCTTGGAAAGACTGCCCGGGGACTGGTGAAGGGTTAACCGACCAAGGGAACCGCGAGACACTGGCAGACGGACACTGCTCGTTTTCAACACAGCTGAGGAAGCATATGCAGCGCTTTTACTTTCATCAAGGAATCCTCCCAATTTCCTCTGCTGAGTCCCACATCCAGAGCTGCCACAAAGATCATCAAAAGACAACTGTAGAACACCAGCAAAGGAGTCCTCTggaaaacattaataaagaatCAACTTTTTAATGGTTTACATTATTATAAAACGAATTCTCAGTCCGCCCACAACGTGATAAAGTGATACTTCCTAAGCACAGCTCCCGGTTCAGAAAGGCATCACCCACACCCAGTTCTCATGGCAGGTGATGACACCCTCCTGGCCGGCGTTTCTAACCAGGGGACCCGGGCCTCCCCGTGGGCGTGGAACACGATGGGGTCGGAGAGGGAGAGGTGCTTTGGATGCTCACACGCCCGGGCGCCTCGCTCCACGAAGAGCGTCCGCACCCCGTCACTAAAGCCTCGAGGGGGCCGGCAGCCCTGGAAGGAAGGACCACGGCGTTCAGGCTCTAGTCGACCGCGATGAACTCGGCTGCCCAGACTCGCTGCCGCCTGCCGAAGGCCTCACTCTGTATTTATATTCCGGGAGCCGCCTGGCGTATCTCGGGGTTCTGACTCTCCGCACATCTTCTGACACGTTGCTCGCGGGCAACGCGGAGCTCTGCCTGGCTCCCGAAAGCTGTGTTTATGCTCCCCCTGCTCCAACGCTCTCACCTGGATAAACACCACCCTTACTTCGAAACCCACCCCGGACGTCAGAACCTCTGCAAATCCTCCCAGACTTCACCAGCTCTGGTCACACACGTCCTCCTCTGCCACAAAGAATTCCACCCAAACCTTTAAAAGCGTGTGTGTCACCGCCCTGTACTTATACTCCTATCTGCCCCACTCCCTAGCCCAGAAGCCCCCAGCACAGACACTGCTTTCTGGACTCTGGAGCCGCTGGCCCAGCACTGGCTCCTCCGATAGGGGCTCGGCACTGGCTGAACAGAGGGAGGGCCCCCAGTTTATAGAAAGTCCACACCAGAGGCAACAGAGGTGTCTTCACTTACTGACATCACTAAGGCTCTACTTttgaagagggaggagaggggcagcCCCCAGGGAGCAGAGAGAAGCCCAGCGGGCAGGTGGCGCTGCGTGTCTCTAAGTCAGCAGCTGGAAACATAGGACGTGTTTAATTTTAGCAGCTGAATAAGCTCAGCTCACTTTTCAAAAGGCTGGCAAGCAGCATGACACGGCCTAAGAGAGCAAATTCTGAAGTCAGACTGCCTACTTTGAAGCCCGGGTCAGCCGCTCACGAATGGTGTGAGCTCTTACGAGCTGTCTGACTCCTCTCTGGCCGGGCTTTCTCACCGGCAGGAGGGGGACAACGACAGGGCCTGCATCACGGGGCTCACGGGAGAATCAGATGAGATACAG
It contains:
- the MCPH1 gene encoding LOW QUALITY PROTEIN: microcephalin (The sequence of the model RefSeq protein was modified relative to this genomic sequence to represent the inferred CDS: deleted 2 bases in 2 codons) — its product is MAAPGSLGGPVLKDVVAYVEVWSASGTENYSKTFTKQLADMGAKVSKTFNKQVTHVVFKDGYQSTWTKAQKRGVKLVSVLWVEKCRTAGVHIEESLFPAAHPNEHLPSLMKKKRKCMQPKDFIPKTPENDKRLQKKFEKMAEELQQQKNTLDHDVPVLLFESNGSLVYSPTVKICSGHHSAMEKRLQEMKEKRENLSPTSSQMVAKSDDNTINSLYEAPLNLSHDTLCSEDSFAGVLQLSFDDLCGSSGCGTQQRKLGGFLDESKSAAYASSAVLKTSSVRLPVSRGSLGRLTLHQSPGSLSKGDTHRQRGAAGQVITPDVKPVREPAEGVSDEKRGLSPTPSVTEEERPRGPSCPQSPSATRRRVSASSSPPPGERLSRRGPLGRPPAPRLLPESSPQPTSGSAVGTLGRGGSPYDDYFSPDNLKERDLESLLPGVQPPASPALLHCMRSLSRRERTCLLGRADFSCIGRSLRSADGSDSTVKGGFCLQKPANYAAHPGLSSVTSKGTPATEGTPGDRPRAEAQRRGGARPGGSGSPHTLDGLTPQKGHRGDFTPLKGSSKEAKGWIDGKSTQKEDTPSKMVNSPEGEAQSDDKLNFVGDCDVEKSAEAREELPRGRSESVKRGPTRHDVLDGSWEGFKDLIRPREESRKREKGQKPTRTLVMTSMPSEKRNVVFQAVGKLKGFSLAAREVRGGPTHALAGHPARRAQNVPRGAAGGCCVLSSERVLWSLEMGHWISEEPFKQSNYFPAAPVAPGPALQL